The region TTCAAGGCAGGTTAAGATAAAATTGTCTCAAAACTAAAAAACAAAAACCTAAGCCAAGTATTTTATCTGTCAAATCATTTATAACTTGGTCCAGAACAAAACCCACTACCTATGCGAAAAATTGTAATACTAACTACCATTGTGATTGGTTTTGCCGGCTGCACTCCTAAGAGTCAAACGGCAAAAAATCAACCGAAGAATATCGACACCATTGCAACAATAAATCGCGGTAATGTAGATTTCAAAACCTACTTCACCGATAAAACCATGCGGCTCGATTACTACCATACGGGCAACGCAAAGCGGGAGCATTTTGCCATTGATCAGGTTGTGAACGATGGTTTATGGTCTGGAAGCCAAACACAGCTCATCGACAAATTTGAGCTGGGCTCCTACTTCTTTGAGGTGGTTGATAAGGCCTCAAATATATTGCTATACTCCCGTGGATTTGCCAGCATATTTGGCGAGTGGCAAAGTACACCCGAGGCCGACTCGCTGTGGGGAACATTCTCAGAATCGCTCCGATTCCCATGGCCATTAAAGTCAGTAATAATAAAACTCAAAAAACGGGATAGCAAGAATAAATTTGAAACCGTATGGATTACCACCATCGATCCGGCTTCGCGACAGGTAAATCCAGCTGAAATAAAACATACCGAAAAGGTGGATATCATTGCCAGTAATGGGCCAGCAAGCACCAAACTCGATATTGTAATTCTGGGTGATGGCTACACTGAAGCTGAAATGGGAAAATTCAGAAGCGACGCAAAGCGTCTTTCAGCAGCACTTTTAGGTGTTGAACCATACAAGAGCAGAATTAAGGACATTAATATTCGTGCAGTGGAAACACCCGCAGAAGAGTCGGGTGTAACCAAACCGCACCATGGAATTTTTAGGCGAAGCCCACTTTCGACACACTATAGCAGCTTCGACTCCGAGCGATACCTCCTAAGCTACGACAACAAAACCATTCGAAATGTTGCCTCTGCAGTTCCTTACGATTTCACGGTTATTCTGGTTAACGAAAGAACCTATGGAGGTGGTGGTATTTACAATCTTTACACCACTGTAGCCGCCGATAATCGCTTTTCGAACTACATAATGATTCACGAACTTGGACACCACCTAGCCGGCCTCGCCGATGAGTACTACTCCTCCGCAGTTGCCTACGAAGCGCCCA is a window of Williamwhitmania sp. DNA encoding:
- a CDS encoding IgA Peptidase M64 yields the protein MRKIVILTTIVIGFAGCTPKSQTAKNQPKNIDTIATINRGNVDFKTYFTDKTMRLDYYHTGNAKREHFAIDQVVNDGLWSGSQTQLIDKFELGSYFFEVVDKASNILLYSRGFASIFGEWQSTPEADSLWGTFSESLRFPWPLKSVIIKLKKRDSKNKFETVWITTIDPASRQVNPAEIKHTEKVDIIASNGPASTKLDIVILGDGYTEAEMGKFRSDAKRLSAALLGVEPYKSRIKDINIRAVETPAEESGVTKPHHGIFRRSPLSTHYSSFDSERYLLSYDNKTIRNVASAVPYDFTVILVNERTYGGGGIYNLYTTVAADNRFSNYIMIHELGHHLAGLADEYYSSAVAYEAPNITVEPWEPNITALLDKNNLKWKDLVTEGTPIPTPWNKEAFDKYEYQVQKTRDSLRAAHVDESVMENLFLNQKAMETELFSKEKYKDAVGAFEGAGYSAKGLYRPQVDCIMYTRHEKFCKVCQRSISNVIDEYSR